The following are encoded together in the Arenicella xantha genome:
- a CDS encoding GTP-binding protein gives MDYKKLAIIGEVGAGKSRLIKTLSEISPVETEVESSIDIGKKYTTVGIDYGRIKLTDDTALGLYGVPGQQRFSFLWETVNKGLWGILILVKYGETPNYDDFDHLLSFFAPNENNTTCVVGVTHCEQAENSDLVALNCEIRAILDHNKLVSPIINVDPRNKESALSVLHMFNAINYQT, from the coding sequence ATGGACTATAAAAAGCTAGCAATAATCGGTGAAGTCGGTGCCGGGAAATCGCGTTTAATTAAAACATTAAGCGAGATCAGCCCAGTAGAGACCGAGGTCGAATCAAGCATTGATATCGGCAAAAAATACACCACGGTGGGCATCGATTACGGCCGCATTAAGCTGACTGATGACACTGCACTTGGCTTGTACGGTGTGCCCGGACAACAGCGCTTTTCCTTTTTATGGGAAACCGTAAATAAAGGACTTTGGGGCATTTTGATCTTGGTAAAATACGGTGAAACCCCAAATTATGACGACTTTGATCATCTCCTTTCATTCTTTGCCCCGAATGAAAACAACACCACCTGTGTCGTCGGCGTAACACACTGTGAACAAGCGGAAAATTCTGATCTAGTTGCGCTCAATTGCGAAATACGCGCTATCCTTGACCACAACAAATTGGTAAGCCCGATCATTAACGTTGACCCTCGTAACAAAGAATCAGCG